The sequence ACAGTGTCTCTGACGCTGGGCCCCCTCACGCCGCAGCGCTCGGCGAGCCTGTGGGCGATGCGCCGCTGGTGTCAGGCGAGCGCGCGAGGGCTCGATATCGAGATCCAGGCGAGCGGGCTCGAGAACGTCCCTCCCGGGGTGTTCGTCTACTGCTCGAACCACCAGAGCCTCCTTGACATTCTGGCCCTCGGCGCCGTTCTGCCAGGCGATTTCAAGTGGGCCGCCAAGCGCTCCCTCATGAAGATCCCGTTCCTCGGCTGGCACCTCCGGCTCGCGGGCCATGTGCCTGTCGATCGCACGGTCGGCTCCCGCGCCGCGGTCGAGGCGATCGCGCGGTTCGAGGAGGTGCTCAGGAGCGGCAAGCCGCTGCTCGTCTTCCCCGAGGGGACGCGGAGCGAGGACGGCATCCTCCGGGAGTTCAAGAACGGCGGCTTCTATGCAGCCGTCCGCGCCGGCGTGCCCGTGGTGCCGGTCGCCATCGACGGCACGCACCTCCTCATGAAGAAGGGCGCCATCGACACCGGCGACGGCACCCTGCGGATCGTCCGCGTCCGGGTCGGCGCGCCGATGGCCGTGCGCCCGGACGGCCGCGAGGGCGCGCGGG is a genomic window of Sorangium aterium containing:
- a CDS encoding lysophospholipid acyltransferase family protein codes for the protein MDLKSAWLATRQWVPFTLRTMAYGTVSLTLGPLTPQRSASLWAMRRWCQASARGLDIEIQASGLENVPPGVFVYCSNHQSLLDILALGAVLPGDFKWAAKRSLMKIPFLGWHLRLAGHVPVDRTVGSRAAVEAIARFEEVLRSGKPLLVFPEGTRSEDGILREFKNGGFYAAVRAGVPVVPVAIDGTHLLMKKGAIDTGDGTLRIVRVRVGAPMAVRPDGREGARVNELRERAHAAVSELLRSIGGRVEAPAGAAAASEARASGARTEQASG